One genomic region from Streptomyces sp. NBC_01264 encodes:
- a CDS encoding ClC family H(+)/Cl(-) exchange transporter produces MPGGRTGAEESGHAFAVAALAGCLVGLVGGGFRWCLEHADRLRGSLLDVSTVLGPAAWLLPVLLTAVGATVACWIGLRVPHSAGSGIPHVQTVWRKETEPHVRWLVTAKFTGGLIAIGSGLVLGREGPIVHMGATIGSWAGRWSRVCGEDARLLHAALGGAGLAAAFSAPLGGLVFICEEVTHSVRPRMVLLTLVSTVTAVVCAQAIVGDEPVFGVPPLSAPPLWSLPVFLVFGVTAGVLGAGYGALVVGTFRVCNERLGRVPVLARAAGIGAVVGGLMAFEPLLAGGGDPLSEWLSEGRSITVAGLVVFLAVRFAAGPLSYAAATPGGLFAPLLALGALWGALVHELLSPLLSDGSMGPSVFAVVGMAALFTGVVRAPLTGIVLLVEMTGSATLLIPLMTACFAASLTADRLGSEPVYESLRRRMGERL; encoded by the coding sequence ATGCCCGGTGGCCGGACAGGAGCCGAGGAGTCGGGGCACGCGTTCGCGGTCGCCGCGCTGGCGGGGTGCCTGGTGGGGCTGGTGGGCGGTGGGTTCCGGTGGTGCCTGGAACACGCGGACCGGTTGCGGGGCTCCCTCCTGGACGTCTCCACCGTTCTGGGACCCGCCGCGTGGCTGCTCCCAGTCCTGCTGACGGCGGTCGGCGCGACCGTGGCGTGCTGGATCGGACTGCGGGTTCCCCACTCCGCCGGCAGCGGCATCCCTCACGTGCAGACCGTGTGGCGCAAGGAAACTGAGCCGCACGTGAGATGGCTGGTGACCGCGAAGTTCACCGGTGGGCTCATCGCCATCGGGTCCGGCCTCGTCCTGGGACGGGAAGGCCCGATCGTGCACATGGGTGCCACGATCGGCTCGTGGGCTGGGCGCTGGAGCCGCGTGTGCGGCGAGGACGCCCGCCTCCTGCACGCCGCGCTCGGCGGCGCGGGGCTGGCGGCGGCGTTCTCCGCCCCGCTGGGCGGCCTGGTGTTCATCTGCGAGGAAGTGACGCACTCTGTGCGGCCCCGGATGGTGCTGCTCACCCTCGTCTCCACGGTTACGGCCGTGGTATGCGCGCAGGCCATCGTGGGTGACGAGCCCGTATTCGGCGTCCCTCCGCTGTCCGCACCACCGCTGTGGAGCCTGCCGGTATTCCTGGTCTTCGGCGTGACGGCGGGTGTCCTCGGCGCTGGCTACGGCGCCCTGGTCGTCGGGACCTTCCGGGTGTGCAACGAACGGCTCGGCCGGGTACCGGTACTGGCCCGGGCGGCCGGGATCGGGGCGGTAGTGGGCGGCCTCATGGCCTTCGAGCCGCTCCTGGCGGGTGGCGGCGATCCGCTGAGCGAGTGGCTGTCGGAGGGGCGGAGCATCACGGTGGCCGGGTTGGTGGTGTTCCTCGCCGTCCGCTTCGCCGCGGGTCCGCTGAGCTACGCCGCCGCGACCCCTGGCGGCCTCTTCGCCCCACTGCTCGCACTCGGCGCCCTGTGGGGCGCCCTGGTCCACGAGCTCCTCTCCCCACTCCTGTCCGACGGTTCGATGGGCCCGTCCGTGTTCGCTGTAGTGGGAATGGCTGCCCTGTTCACCGGAGTCGTACGGGCGCCGCTGACCGGCATCGTGCTGCTCGTGGAGATGACGGGCTCCGCTACCTTGCTGATCCCGCTGATGACCGCCTGCTTCGCCGCTTCCCTGACCGCGGACCGGCTGGGCAGCGAGCCCGTCTACGAAAGCCTGCGCCGCCGCATGGGCGAGCGCTTGTAG
- a CDS encoding DUF6197 family protein, translating into MIDNLVRPAHRAELARPDPRAVQALIGQVEEAYATGPSGYPEPSVRHTLRTARELIIRYGWTRGTLCDRHGLCLLGSVQAAALAYDPAVWAREVRAAEVQLMTTLGTLDAHDLPRFNNAQTWAGPVLDLLLRAAR; encoded by the coding sequence ATGATCGACAACCTTGTCCGTCCCGCGCACCGTGCGGAGCTTGCCCGCCCGGACCCCCGAGCCGTGCAGGCCCTGATCGGGCAGGTCGAAGAGGCGTACGCCACGGGCCCGTCCGGCTACCCGGAGCCCAGCGTCCGCCACACGCTGCGCACCGCGCGGGAGCTGATCATCCGCTACGGCTGGACCCGCGGCACCCTCTGCGACCGACACGGCCTGTGCCTCCTCGGATCGGTCCAGGCCGCAGCCCTCGCCTACGACCCGGCCGTCTGGGCGCGGGAGGTACGGGCCGCCGAGGTGCAGCTCATGACCACCCTGGGCACCCTCGATGCCCACGACCTTCCCCGCTTCAACAACGCCCAGACTTGGGCCGGCCCGGTGCTCGACCTCCTGCTCCGCGCCGCACGCTGA
- a CDS encoding ATP-binding protein — protein sequence MSKPTFYPEMPEHSLVVLIGPSGAGKSTLAGTWPASQVLSLDSLREVVSDDAGDQDSTGDAVAALHLLLEARMRRGLFTVIDATSVTSATRAPLVAAAKRHNMPAVAVMVSSPVSVCVERQGPRPANRTVPDDTVRAQHTAMVRSHPKLLAEGFNEVVFSDSLCQLLPFLQRLGDARNAYLRLDGGDGLGEMLLVRRVFGEEILPLWRWKPGSTAADGDRVAEIRLGQQYLTLALRKNVDGEGDYGFDVALPCPHDDECTGRAWAPAYSVTCLARALNGDLDDSEDIVCSVHGGFDGADQELGEHADEVLRESVGSTR from the coding sequence ATGAGCAAGCCGACGTTCTACCCGGAGATGCCCGAGCACAGCCTGGTCGTCCTCATCGGCCCCTCCGGCGCCGGGAAGTCCACGCTCGCGGGCACCTGGCCCGCCTCCCAGGTGCTGTCCCTGGATTCCCTGCGCGAGGTCGTCAGCGACGACGCGGGCGATCAGGACTCGACCGGCGACGCCGTCGCCGCCCTGCACTTGCTCCTGGAGGCCCGGATGCGCCGGGGCCTGTTCACCGTCATCGACGCCACGAGCGTCACCTCCGCGACCAGGGCTCCGCTGGTCGCCGCCGCCAAGCGCCACAACATGCCCGCCGTCGCGGTCATGGTCTCCTCCCCGGTCTCCGTGTGTGTGGAGCGGCAGGGCCCGCGGCCGGCCAACCGCACCGTGCCCGACGACACGGTCCGCGCGCAGCACACGGCCATGGTCCGCTCCCACCCGAAGCTGCTGGCCGAGGGCTTCAACGAGGTCGTCTTCTCCGACAGCCTCTGCCAGCTGCTCCCGTTCCTTCAGCGCCTGGGCGATGCCCGGAACGCCTACCTCCGACTCGACGGCGGCGACGGCCTGGGCGAGATGCTGCTCGTCCGCCGGGTGTTCGGCGAGGAGATCCTCCCGCTGTGGCGGTGGAAGCCCGGCTCAACGGCCGCCGACGGTGACCGTGTCGCGGAGATCCGCCTCGGCCAGCAGTACCTCACCCTCGCCCTCCGGAAGAACGTCGACGGCGAAGGCGACTACGGCTTCGACGTCGCGCTCCCCTGCCCCCACGACGACGAATGCACCGGCCGGGCCTGGGCGCCCGCGTACAGCGTCACCTGCCTCGCCCGCGCACTCAACGGCGACCTGGACGACAGCGAGGACATCGTCTGCTCCGTTCACGGCGGCTTCGACGGCGCGGACCAAGAGCTCGGCGAGCACGCCGATGAAGTGCTCCGCGAGAGCGTCGGGAGCACGCGATGA
- a CDS encoding WhiB family transcriptional regulator, protein MRTIVRTSSSTPVAAPKPRPACAGADPAQFFAHALSTLQIARAKALCATCPLIASCLEGALERGEEYGVWGGLTEDERRSLKRRAVRGQIASAA, encoded by the coding sequence ATGCGCACCATCGTACGCACCTCGTCCAGCACGCCCGTCGCTGCGCCGAAGCCCCGTCCTGCCTGCGCCGGCGCCGACCCCGCGCAGTTCTTCGCGCACGCCCTCTCGACCCTGCAGATCGCGCGGGCCAAGGCGCTCTGCGCCACCTGCCCGCTGATCGCGTCCTGCCTCGAGGGCGCCCTGGAGCGCGGCGAGGAGTACGGCGTGTGGGGCGGCCTCACCGAGGACGAGCGCCGCTCCCTCAAGCGCCGCGCGGTCCGCGGCCAGATCGCCAGCGCCGCCTGA
- a CDS encoding NUDIX hydrolase, which translates to MTTDTTDETIRYTADVVLFAAGHVLLIERGWDPFKSRWALPGGHMDTGETSLAASVRELEEETSITVQADDLRQLGAFDTPGRDPRGRYVSVAYTATLPSPVEPTAGDDATAARWWPLEALPDLAFDHAEIVAAATNR; encoded by the coding sequence GTGACCACCGACACCACCGACGAGACGATCCGCTACACCGCCGACGTGGTCCTGTTCGCTGCCGGGCACGTCCTGCTGATCGAGCGGGGCTGGGACCCGTTCAAGAGCCGGTGGGCCTTGCCCGGGGGCCACATGGACACGGGGGAGACCAGCCTGGCCGCCTCCGTGCGCGAGCTGGAGGAGGAGACCAGCATTACCGTCCAGGCCGACGACCTCCGGCAGTTGGGCGCCTTCGACACCCCCGGCCGTGACCCGCGCGGCCGGTACGTCAGCGTCGCCTACACCGCCACCCTGCCCTCGCCGGTCGAGCCGACGGCCGGGGACGACGCCACCGCCGCCCGCTGGTGGCCCCTGGAGGCGCTCCCCGACCTCGCGTTCGACCACGCCGAAATCGTGGCAGCCGCCACGAACCGCTGA
- a CDS encoding DUF2637 domain-containing protein, producing the protein MTLTDWPRTAADSNLDPAGPAAVSGAPQPVSRTTGTVSDTPEPPSDTESGTEGKPSGMKLTSSQKWATGAIVIAALVLAGIGLYLSFEHVAVFAFERLRFGSLGKGQLFAIGVDVGIMIMIAVDLLMAWLKRPISWIRYPVWLLTAATVVLNAASGAPKGRGWELLDYVAAGAHGLVPVLFIAVVELGRDAIDRMVRPDRAERDSIPWIRWTLAPGATARIFRRMRLWGVNSYPEMTRRDQELIAYEQWLKRKYDGDLTEATEDELLPMRMAPYGYTVAQALAMPDEQERAAQKRAEDAERRRRDAETRSEIADAEAEAARLRAKGKVETVRAEVDGQTGQARAHARAQVSAAERAAAMEKQALDNAVVAEAAAREAEAGRKAAEERQAEAEADLRTAALELQAAEKRKEAAEADKVAAAEARAIETRTIAENRRATAETHRVATEIERAAAEAARATAEANRKKAEEKGREEEALAQIARSKKEAAEADRAAAETRRVTAEIERRAVEAEDIAKLKPRERAVRRVARMILAAGGVDQLPLADIQHELAVASPGTASEYRQEAAELLAGGYTPAA; encoded by the coding sequence ATGACGCTCACCGACTGGCCGCGCACCGCGGCCGACTCCAACCTCGACCCGGCCGGACCGGCCGCCGTTTCGGGCGCACCCCAGCCGGTTTCGCGGACGACCGGCACCGTTTCGGATACGCCGGAGCCCCCCTCCGACACGGAAAGCGGAACCGAAGGCAAGCCCTCCGGGATGAAGTTGACCAGCAGCCAGAAGTGGGCGACCGGAGCGATCGTGATTGCCGCGCTCGTCCTCGCCGGCATCGGCCTCTACCTCAGCTTCGAGCACGTCGCGGTCTTCGCGTTCGAGAGGCTCCGCTTCGGCTCGCTGGGCAAGGGCCAGCTCTTCGCCATCGGCGTCGACGTCGGCATCATGATCATGATCGCGGTCGACCTCCTGATGGCCTGGCTCAAGCGCCCCATCAGCTGGATCCGCTACCCCGTATGGCTGCTCACCGCGGCCACCGTCGTCCTCAACGCCGCCTCCGGCGCCCCCAAGGGCCGGGGATGGGAGCTGCTGGACTACGTCGCGGCTGGCGCGCACGGCCTGGTCCCGGTCCTGTTCATCGCGGTGGTGGAGCTCGGTCGGGACGCCATCGACCGCATGGTGCGGCCGGACCGTGCCGAGCGGGACTCGATTCCGTGGATCCGCTGGACGCTCGCCCCGGGGGCGACGGCCAGGATCTTCCGCCGGATGCGGCTGTGGGGGGTCAACTCGTACCCGGAGATGACCCGCCGCGACCAGGAGCTCATCGCCTACGAGCAGTGGCTCAAGCGCAAGTACGACGGCGACCTCACCGAGGCGACCGAGGACGAGCTGCTGCCGATGCGGATGGCGCCCTACGGCTACACCGTCGCCCAGGCCCTGGCCATGCCCGACGAGCAGGAACGGGCAGCGCAGAAGCGGGCCGAGGACGCCGAGCGCCGACGCAGGGACGCCGAGACCCGCAGCGAGATCGCCGACGCCGAGGCCGAGGCAGCCCGGCTGCGGGCCAAGGGCAAGGTCGAGACGGTGCGCGCCGAGGTCGACGGTCAGACCGGGCAGGCCCGAGCGCATGCCCGCGCCCAGGTCAGCGCCGCCGAGCGGGCGGCCGCGATGGAGAAGCAGGCCCTGGACAACGCGGTCGTCGCCGAGGCCGCCGCACGTGAGGCCGAGGCCGGCCGCAAGGCGGCCGAGGAGCGGCAGGCGGAGGCCGAAGCGGACCTCCGTACGGCGGCGCTTGAGCTCCAGGCGGCGGAGAAGCGGAAGGAAGCGGCGGAGGCCGACAAGGTGGCCGCGGCCGAGGCGCGGGCGATCGAGACCCGGACCATCGCCGAGAACCGGCGGGCCACTGCCGAAACGCACCGGGTCGCCACCGAAATCGAGCGGGCCGCTGCCGAAGCGGCGCGCGCCACTGCCGAAGCCAACCGCAAGAAGGCGGAGGAGAAGGGCCGCGAAGAGGAGGCTCTCGCGCAGATCGCGCGCTCCAAGAAGGAGGCTGCCGAAGCCGATCGGGCCGCTGCCGAAACGCGGCGGGTCACCGCCGAAATCGAGCGGCGCGCGGTCGAAGCCGAGGACATCGCGAAGCTCAAGCCGCGCGAGCGCGCGGTCCGCAGGGTCGCCCGGATGATCCTCGCCGCCGGCGGCGTCGACCAGCTTCCGCTCGCCGACATCCAGCACGAGCTGGCCGTCGCCTCCCCCGGCACCGCCTCCGAATACCGCCAGGAAGCCGCCGAACTGCTGGCTGGCGGCTACACCCCGGCCGCCTGA
- a CDS encoding ferrous iron transport protein A: MAGQDEDLVDIDPYAPAEPETTIPVFKRLCAPSGYATKRQLRAMGLRPGGQEPVAEVETRGPKNGLLYEIAKARPVRPMTLAKEFALDKAMAARQTCGTCRRRYFFVLPTSLASCLECHDGTPADPASYIAPPAAAHRLAA, translated from the coding sequence ATGGCCGGCCAGGACGAGGACCTGGTCGACATCGACCCCTACGCCCCCGCCGAACCCGAGACGACGATCCCGGTGTTCAAGCGCCTGTGCGCGCCGTCGGGGTACGCGACCAAACGGCAGCTCAGGGCGATGGGATTGCGGCCGGGCGGCCAGGAGCCGGTTGCCGAGGTCGAGACCCGCGGCCCGAAGAACGGCCTGCTGTACGAGATCGCGAAGGCGAGGCCGGTGCGGCCGATGACCCTCGCCAAGGAGTTCGCGCTCGACAAGGCGATGGCTGCTCGGCAGACCTGTGGTACCTGCCGCCGCAGGTACTTCTTCGTGCTTCCGACGTCCCTGGCGAGCTGCCTGGAGTGCCACGACGGCACCCCGGCCGATCCCGCCAGCTACATCGCTCCCCCGGCGGCCGCGCACCGGCTGGCCGCGTGA